The Desulfococcus multivorans DNA window AAGGGCCAGGAGGTGCTTGATCTGGCTGTGGACCCCGCCGTCGGAAACCAGTCCCATCAAATGGAGAGCGGATCCGTTTTGCTTGACGCTTGCCATGGTGTCGCTAAAGACGGTGTTCGTGAAAAAACTGCCGTCCTCGATGGCCCGGTCGATGCGAAGAAGATCCTGATAGACGATTCGTCCGGCGCCGATGTTGAGGTGCCCGACTTCGGAATTGCCCATGATGCCGGCGGGCAGTCCGACGGATTCACCTGAGCAGCGGAGTTGCGTGGTGGGGTACTCGGTCGAGAGCCGATCAAGGGTCGGGGTTCGCGCCAGGCTGACCGCGTTGCCTTTGCCCTCACTGTCGATACCCCAGCCGTCAAGGATCATGAGCATGCACAGACGACCGTTGCTTCTGCCGCCGGTTTTCGATGGATCGAATTCTATCGGGTCAGGCTTCATCATGCACCTCCGTTTCTTGTGATGCGTCGGCGGATCCGCGACTGCTTCTCAGTTCGGATGTGCCGTCGGTATTGGACACAGCGGCAGCGGCGATCATATCGGCGGTTTTGATGCGGCGTGCGTCGGCCCAAAGCCCCTCGAGATCGTAAAAGCTGCGGATGGCGTCGTAAAAGACGTGAAGAATCACATGGCCGTAATCAAGGAGTACCCAGTGGCCGCTTTTTGCGCCTTCGACGCTGAGGGGGCGGATGCCTTCTGCCTTGAGGGTTGTCTGAATGTGTTCGGCGATGGCGGACACCTGCCGGTTCGACCGACCGCTGCAGATGATGAAATAATCCGCGATGGATGTCAGTTTGCCCACATCGAGAACCACCAGTCCCAGGGCTTTTTTGCCGAGAGCCGCCCGGACATAGCGATCGAGACGGGCATCGGTATTCGGCGCCGTGGCCGTATTGTCAGTCATTTTAAAACATGCGTTCCTTTGGCTTATCAACTTTCGACTTGTCACGAACCCCTGAAAACCGAAAGTTGAATGGATTAAAGATCGTCGTTTCCTGAATCGTTGTCGGATCAAGGAAACTTCAGGACCGGATCTGTCCGTCCCCGAAAACTACGAACTTGGTCGTGGTGAGTTCGTCGATGCCCATGGGGCCAAAGGCATGAAGCTTGGAGGTGCTGATGCCGATTTCGGCGCCCAATCCCAACTGCCCACCGTCGTTAAACCGCGTCGAGGCATTGACGAGAACGACCGAAGCATCCATTTCCCGGACGAATCGCCGGGCCCGCCGGTAGTCGGAGGTCACGATGGCCTCGGTGTGGCTGGAGCCGTATTGGGTCATGTGGGCGACGGCCGCATCCATATCGTCCACGACCCGCACGGCGAGGACCAGATCGAGGTATTCTTCATACCAGTCCGCCTCCGTGGCCGGAGAGGTTCCGGTCAGAATCCGGCAGGTTTCGGGGCATCCGCGAAGTGCGACGCCGGCGGCAGCGAAGCGCCGGGCCATACGCGGCAGGAACTCGTCTGCCACGGTCCGATGGACCAGGAGGGTTTCCATGGCGTTGCAAACGCCCGGGCGCTGAACCTTGGCATTGAAGCTGATCTCCTCGGCCATGTCGAGATCGGCGCTTTCGTCGACGAAGACATGACAGACCCCCTTGTAATGCTTCAGGACGGGGATTCGAGAATTTTCGACGACAAAACGAATGAGACTCTCGCCGCCTCTGGGAATGATCAGATCGACGAACGCCTCTTGAGCCAGTAAAATGTTCACCGCCTCGCGATCCCGGACCGGAACGATCTGAACGGCCTTTTCGGGCATGTCCGCCGCTTTGAGAGCCCGTGTGATGATTTCTGCGAGGGCCTGGTTGGAATGGAGGGCTTCGGATCCCCCTCTCAGAATGACGGCGTTGCCGGATTTGAAACAGAGCCCCGCGGCGTCGATGGTCACGTTAGGCCTGGATTCATAAATAATACCGATGACCCCCAGAGGGATTCTCATGCGGGATACCTCGAGCCCGTTGGGCCGGGTCCAGGTCTTGGTGACGGCCCCCACGGGATCGTCGAGGGCGGCAACCTCCCGGAGCCCCTGGGCCATGGATTGAATGGTGGCGTCCTTTACGGTGAGGCGGTCGATCATGGCATCCGAGAGTCCCAGGTCGCGGGCACGGTCCAGATCCTTCTGGTTTTCAGCCTGAATGCTTGCGGCTTCCGCCTCGATCCGATCGGCGATGTTGAGCAGTACCTTGTTTTTTTGAGCCGTAGGGCAACGGGCCATCCAAATGGAGGCCGCTTTCGCCGCCCGAGCCATCTCCAGAATCACGGATTCAATGTTCATATCTTCCCCTTTTACCTGTCGTCCCCGATGCCCGACAGTCGAATGACGATCGATGCTGTCGAAGCCGACCCGTGCTGTATTCAATCGCATTCCCAGACAACGGTCAAATTGTCCCGGTGGATGATTTCGTCGTAAGGTTTCTCGCCGAGTTTTCGTTTGATTTCGCTGGTTTTGAGCCCCATGATCTTGCGGATATCCTCGGCGCTGTAGTTGACCAGGCCGGTGCCCAGAACCTCGCCCCCACCGTTGGTGAACTCAACCGGCGATCCCGCCCCGAACTCCCCGATGACGTCGACGATACCGGCGGGCAGCAGACTTTTGCCGTTCTGGGTAATGGCCTTTGCGGCACCGTCGTCGATGCGGATGACGCCCCTGGGCTTGGTCGTGAAACCGATCCAGCATTTCCGGTTGGTCATCTTGTGGCTTTTGGGGGCGAAGTAGGTGCCGTGGGGTTCCCCTTCCAGAAGACGGATCAGAATGTCCGGCTTGGTCCCCTGGGCGATGATCATGGGAATGCCGGCGGTGTTGACCTTTCGGGCGGCCCGAATTTTGGTCATCATACCCCCGGTACCCAACGCTCCCGGGATATCGCTGGCATAACGCTCGATATCCTTCTTGATGGTTGAAACCACCGGTATCAGCTCCGCGTCGATATTGGTCCGGGGATCCTTGTTATAGAGGCCGTCGATGTCGGTGAGATTGATCAAAATATCGGCGTTGACCAGAAGTGCGATCATGGCCGAGAGGGTGTCGTTGTCGCCGAACTTGATCTCCTCGATGGATACCGTGTCGTTTTCGTTGATAATGGGTACAATGTGCCACGACAGAAGGGTGTGGACGGTGTTTCGGGCGTTCAGGTATCGCTTCCGTTGATAAAGGCCGTCGCTGGTCAGCAGGACCTGGGCCACCTTTTTGCCGCAGGCCTCGAAGGCTTTCTCGTATTCCATGATCAGGCTGGCCTGCCCAACGGCGGATACGGCCTGGCGTTTGGGGATTTCTTCCGGGCGTTTTGCCAAACCGAGCTTACGGAGACCTGCGGCCATGGAGCCGGAGGAGACCAATACCACCTGAAGCCCCCTGTCGATCATGATGCAGATCTGGCGGCTGATGGCGTGGACGAAATCAACGTTCAGGCCGTTGTCTTTGGTCAGTAGATTGCTGCCGACCTTGACGACGATCCGGCGGGCCGTTTTGAAACAGGATCTTCGGTTATCTTTCATGATGGGATTCGGTGTCGAGTTGGTGGAGACGTTCGGCAATGGTTTTGATCAGCACGTCGATTCCCAGAGTCGCTGCCGCGGAAATCGTCATGAATGGGAGTCTGCCCGCCGCTTCCTGAAAAAGGGCTGCTGCAATGTCCGCGCCCGGAAGATCCATTTTGTTCAGCACGACGAGCTGGGGCTTTTCAGCCAGATGCCGGTTGTAGCCGGCGAGTTCGTGATTGATGGCTTCATAGCCCGCCATTGGGTGATCGGGGTCGATGGTGACGGCGTCGATCAGGTGAACCAGGAGTCGGGTTCTCTCGATATGGCGGAGAAAACGGGTCCCCAGCCCCGCCCCCGAGTGGGCACCTTCGACAAGGCCGGGGATGTCCGCCACGACGAACGGTTCTCCCCATACGTGTTTGACCACTCCGAGGTTGGGTGAAAGGGTCGTGAACGGATAATCGCCGACCTTGGGTCTGGCGGACGAGATGACGCTGATCAGGGTGGACTTGCCTGCATTGGGAAATCCGATGATACCGACATCCGCGAGGAGTTTGAGCTCCAGTTTGAGAGTGAAGATCTCGCCGGGCTCGCCCGGTTGGGCAAAGCGGGGGGTGCGATGGGTCGATGACTTGAAGCGGGTGTTCCCCTGGCCGCCTCGGCCGCCCTTGGCCGCGATGAAGGTTTCGCCCTCTTCCGTGAAGTCTTTCAGCATGTTTCCGGTTTCCGCGTCACTGACGATGGTTCCCACAGGAACCGGAATGATCAGGTCTTCACCGCTTCGACCGGTCTTTTGGCTTCCTTGACCGGCCGAACCGTTCTGGGCTGCAAAGTGTTTTTTGAAGCTGAAATGGTAAAGTGTCCGTTTTTGCGAGGTGGCGGCCATGATGACATCGCCGCCCTTGCCTCCGTCACCACCGTCCGGTCCGCCTTTCGGGATGAAACGTTCCCGTCTGAAGCTGACGCAGCCCCTCCCCCCACTTCCGGATTGGACGGTAATCATTGCCTCGTCAATGAATTTCACGCAGGATAGACGCTCGCTTTTTTACGGGTTTTGCCGAACCGTTCATAGGCAACTATGCCGTCCACCAGAGCGTAAAGGGTATAATCCCTGCCCATGCCGACGTTCTCGCCGGGATGGATCCGGGTGCCGAGCTGCCGTACCAGTATGTTTCCGGCTTTCACCGTCTGACCGCCGAAGCGCTTGACACCACGGCGCTGTCCGTTGCTGTCGCGGCCGTTCTTCGAACTGCCGCCTGCCTTCTTGTGTGCCATTTTTCGTTATACCTCACTTTCCATATCGTCTTTTTGAACCAGACCGGGGCTGCCGATGCTGTCAATTCTAACCGCCGTAAAAGACTGACGGTGCCCCTGTTTTCTCCGATAGCGTTTCCGCCGTTTGTATTTGAAAACGATGATCTTCTTAGCCCTGCCCTGTTCCACAATATGTCCTTTCACCTGGACGTCTTCGAGAACCGGCCGGCCGATGGTCACGTTTTCGCCATCCGAAAACAGAAGCACTTTATCGAAAGAAACCGGTGCGCCTACCTCTCCAGTCAGCTTTTCCAACCGAAGGGTCTCGCCTTCCCGGACTTTGTATTGTTTTCCGCCCGAGCTAACCACAGCGTACATCTGCGTAACCTCCTTTAAATATAATGCAATACAAAAAGAACTTTAAAAGCAACATATGTTACTCTATTTATAGGAATTGTCAAGGAAAAAATGGTTCAAGGGGTACCGTCGAGAAGTCCGATCAGGACACCGCCGGCAGTCGGTGATTCGGCGCTTTTCGGCGTTCCATTTGTCGAAAGAGCCATACACGCGTCGAGGAATTCGTCGCATTCCAACCGTGTGTCGACGAGGGTAAGGGAAAACCTTGGCGCATTGTCGTTTTCCGGTGTCGGGAATGTGACGATTTCGGAAGCCTCCACCGGATTTTCCAGAAATTTTCGGATGTGGTTCGAAACTTCGGTTTGAAACGCTGCCAGGCGATTCGGGTCGGGAATGGACATCTCTCGAATTTCGAGAATTTCGCCGGCAGGGCTGATGGTATCCCGCACCGCGTTGTAAACGGCCCGACTCGTGGTAACGAAAAGTCGATCTTCGGCGTTATCCTCTCGAACCAGCCGGGCGAATGTTTCAAGGCGCTTTTCCGTCATGTGGCCGCCGGGGTCTTCGGCATGAAGGGCGGGTGACCCACCCAGGCCAATGTCGGATTCCTCCGGATCACCCAGCAACTCCTTCAGGAATTTTCGCTCCATTTCCCGGTAGGTTGCCAGACCGTCCTGAAGCTCATTTTGCCGCCGGTCGAATTCCTGAGCCACAGCCAGGAAGAAACGGGCGTCGAAGAGCGCATCGGTCGAGGGGGTATCAGACTCGCCGGAAACCCGTTTCCTGATGTCGGTACTGAGACGATGAGTACTTACATCCTCAAAGAACGGTATACGACCACTCTGTGTTTTGAAAAATTTCAGGTCTTTCCCCTCGTGGAGATCGGCCCATTTCTGGTATTCGTCGAGCAGCTTCAGCAGGCGGACGTTGTCGATATCCACCGGAACCCGTATATCGAATCCCCCCTCATCGGCCCAGGTTCTGAGGCTTGCGGGAACCGCATCCGAAAGGGGTTGGTAAACGACCGTCCGGGGAAAACAAGCGCCCAGAAGCGTCGCGGCAAAAGGCGATACGTAGGTGAACGGAAAATATATTGGCTCCATGTTTCCTCCATGTGTTGACGGTTCCCAAAAAATCCCTTTTTACGGGATCATCATGTGCCGACATGCCCCTGACGTAATGTCAGACCTTCGAGTCCCGCACCATCACGCCTCGGACCTGCAAATCTTCACGCAGCCGGTCGGCCAGCGGCCAGTTCCGCTCCTTTCGGGCCAACTCTCTTTCCCGGATGAGGCGTTCGATCTCCGGGTCATCGGCGCCGTCTTCCAAGTCGAAGATATTGAGGGCCGTGTTGATGCTTCGGAAGGTCTCCAGCAGCCTTACGGCGCCTTCGGGATCGATCATTTTTTGCAATACCAACTTGTTGACGATTTTGACGGATCGGAACAGAGAGGCGATGGCCGCCGAGATGTTCATGTCTTCGTCCATGGCCTGGATGAAGCCCTGTTTGATGTCGTAGATCAATTGATCCAATTCGGGATAAGGGGCGCCGGAGGTCACGTTTCGAAGGTTTCCCAGGCAGGCGTTGAGTCGTCCCAGGGAGCGTTTTGCCGCATCCAGGCGTTCGGTGGAAAAACGAACCGGCTTTCGGTAGTGGGTCGACAAAAGCCAGTATCGGATATCCCGTCCGGTATAGCCTGCTTCCATTAGATCTTCAAGGTTGAAGAGCAGCAGGTTTTCGTCCATTTTTTTCCCGTCCATAAGGACCCGATCACAGTGAAGCCAGTATTTGGCCAGGGGCTTTCCGGTCAGAGCCTGAGCGATGGCGATTTCGTTCTCATGGTGGGGAAACATGAGGGTCCGGCCGCTGGTATGAATGTCGAAACTCTCCCCGAGATATTTCATGGACATGGCCGTGCACTGAATGTGCCATGAAGGCCTTACATTACCCCACTCGGTGGGCGTGTAAATGCCCCGTTTGAGCTCCGAAAGCGTGCACCGCTTGAAGAGCGTGAAATCTCTGGGATTCTCCTTTTCGTATTCGTCCAGGTCAACCGTTGCCCCGAGGCGGATCTTGTCGAGATCAATGCCCGACAGTCGGCCGTATTCCTTGAATTTGGAGATGTTGAAGTAGAGGGAGCGCAGTTTTTCATAGGCGAACCCCTTGAGATAGAGTTTCTCGGCAAGCGTGACCATCTCCCGGACGTGTTCGCTGGCCCGGGGATATGTGTCGGCGGGAGCAATGCCCAGTATCTCGAGATCTTTGTGGAAGGCATCGATATATTGCTGGGTAAACGCTGAAAGCGCCATTCCCGACTTGGCGGAACCGTTGATGGTCTTGTCGTCAAGATCGGTGATGTTCATCACGTGGGTGACGTCGTATCCACGATATCGGAGGTATCGACACAGTAAATCCGCGAAGACGAACCGTCGCCATTCATCGGGATGCAGCCGGGCATGGACGGTGGGACCGCAGGAGTAGACGGAGACCTTTCCGGGCAACATGGGCTCCAGAGGTTCCTTACGCCGGTGCATGGTGTTGAAGACCCTCATGACGACCTTGTCCGCGACCGTAAAAAGCGGCGTGCTCAAATACCGCTCCCCGCTGTCCGGAAAGATGACCACGATGGTACCCGATGACATCGTCTGGGCTTCCTTGGCGGCGACGGCCATGGCGGCGCCGCTGCTCATGCCCACGAAAAGTCCCTCCTCCCGAGCCAACTTCCTGGCCGTCTCGAAGGCCTCCTCGTCGTCGATGTTGACCTTCTTGTCAAGCCGCTCTTTCTCGAAAATACCGGGTTCATAGGCTTCTTTCATGTTCTTGAGTCCCTGGATCTTGTGACCCAGATAGGGCTCGACACCCACGATCCGGATGTTTGGATTGAACTCCTTGAGCCGGCGGGAGAGACCCATGAGGGTTCCGGTAGTACCCATGGTGGCCACCAGGGTCGTGACGGTCTTTTCGGTCTGTTCCCAGATTTCGACGGCGGTGCCGTAATAGTGGGCTTTCCAGTTGGCTTCGGTGTTGTATTGGTCAGCCATGAAATAGGCCTCCGGGTGTTCCCGGACAAGCCGGTAGACCGCTTCGATGGCGCCGTCCGTTCCCAGGTGGCCGGGCGTGAGCAGAATTTCGGCACCCCTGGCTTTGAGGATTTTTCGGCGTTCCTCGCTGGCCGATTCAGACATGGCCAGGAGCAATTTGTACCCTTTGACCGCACAAACCATGGCAAGGCCGATGCCTGTGTTTCCGCTGGTGGCCTCGATAACGGTCTTTTCGGGGGTGAGTTCTCCCGATGTTTCGCCCGCCTCGATCATGTAAAGGGCCGGACGGTCCTTGATGGATCCCCCGGGGTTCATGTATTCCAGCTTGGCCAGAATCCGGACCTTCGGGTTGGGGTTCAGTCGGCGAATTTCGACCATTGGCGTATTGCCGATGGCGTCTAACAAAGAATAACTCATGGTGTTGTCCGTTTTTCATCGGTTATGCCAAGCAAAGACAATGTCAGTCCATGAAGTGGCCCGGAACATGATAAAATGCATTGACAGAACTTTAAATCATACCATCTTTCAGCTGAAATTCAAACTCAACTTTTCAGAGTGCCCAAGCCTTGAGATGATTATCAGTCAGGAGGATAGCGGGTATCGAAAAAATGGGACAATATACCCCGGATATCCCTGCCGACGATGTCGGGATCCTGTTCGGCGTTAACGATCCGAAACCGCTTTGGGGATTGCAAAGCCATGTCGAGATACCCTGCACGGACCCGTTCATGAAACGGTACGAGCTCTTTTTCAAACCGGGTTTCCGCTGCTTCTCGTTCGCCGGCGCTGATCTGGCGCCATGCCCGTCGGAGACCGATCTGGGGCGGAAGATCCAAAAGCAGGGTCAGATCCGGGGTGAAGTCGTCCAACACCAGGCTGTGAAGGGTCTTCAAAAAATCGATGTCGAGTCCGCGGGCATACCCCTGATAGGCCAGCGTGGCATCGAAGTAGCGATCGCACAGCACGATTTTTCGATCGGCAACAGCAGGCCGGACCACTGTGCTCAGGTGATGGGCCCGATCGGCCATATAGAGCAGAAGCTCCGCACGGGGATCGAGATCATGGTGTTCCGGATCGAGAAGAAGCGCGCGGATTTTCAGACCGATGGCGGTACCGCCCGGCTCCCGGGTAACGACTACCGGAAGATTTCGGCCCGAAAGGTACGCAGCCGCTGATTGGATCTGGGTCGTCTTACCCGACCCTTCTATGCCTTCAAATGTTATGAACATGGTGTCCTTCAAGAGATTTTCCGGGAAGGATGCCTCCCGGGGGTTTCGTGTCCTGGCATCGCTTTGGCGGCGGTGTTTTTTCTTCAGCTCTCTTCCCTGTCGCTCCGGAAAAGTTGCCGTCGCAACATGGGGTTATAACCAGTCCATTTCTCCTGGGGGTTTTCCTTGGCGATGAATTCCCGGAGACCGTTCATTTTTGCGTCTATCTCATCGATGTGATTGAGCAGCACCGCTTCGAGGGTCTTGGGGGGTTCGGGAGAGCCGAACTCACGGCTCCCATGATGGCTGACGATCATGTGTTTGAGGAGCATGGCTTTTTCCGGAGGAAATCCGTCGATCCGACGGATCTTTTCATCGAGCATGCCGCAGCCGATGATGATATGCGTCAACAGCTTTCCCTCGTCAGAGTAATCGATGACATAGTCGTATTCGAATTCCCGAATTTTTCCGATGTCGTGAAGAATCGCTCCGGCAAGAAGTAACTCCATGTCAATGCCACTGTAATGGGCGGCGATATTGTGAACCAGAATCGTCATGGAGAGGGTATGTTCCAATAGTCCGCCCAGGTAAGCATGGTGCATTTTTTTGCCCCCGGGCGCCTGTTTGAAACGGTCGACAAAATCATCGTCCGCCCAGAAGGCTGTAAAAAGTCTACGGAGATCCGGATCCTGGATATGCTTGTCCACCGTGCTTCGGAGACGTTCGAACATTCGGTCCGGCGACTGTCGTTGGACGACCGGGAGAAAATCGTCCCGCTGAACCGCCCCCCTTTCCACCGGGGAGAGCTCCCTCAGGGTAAGCTGGAGACTTCCGCGATATTCCGAAACCGTACCCCTTGCCCTGACAAAATCACCTACTCCACCGACGGCGGCGACTTCCAGAACATTGTCCCAGGCTACGCTTTTGATATCTCCGGTTCGGTCCGACAAGGTGAGATTGAGGTAGTTCTCCCCATTTTTTTTCTGAGAGAGCGTTTTGCTCGAAATCACGAAAACATCGTCAACCTGGATGCCGACGGTGATCTCGGCCGCGAATTGCTGCTTCATCTCAGACGTTCCATTTTCTCAGTCGGTCGATCATCCGATAGTCCGTGATGTCGCACTGGAGGGGCGTGATGGTGATGTAGTCATGACATAAGGCGTCGCCGTCCACCGAAAGGTCCTCGCCAAATATTCGGGTGTCGCTTCCAAGCCAGTGGTAGGCTCGATTTCTCGGATCAAGACGCTTTTCATAGTATTCCTTGGAGAGACGATCGATGCCCTGACGGGTGATCTTGACGCCTCGAATCCGGCTCATGGGAATGTTCGGTACGTTCACGTTCAGAATCGTGCCGAAGGGCAAAGGGGCTTCCACAATGCGGCGTGCCAGTTTTTCCGCGAAGGCGGCCGTTTCACCGTAATCTTCGATTTCGTATCCATTGATTGAAATGGCGATGGCCGGGAGCCCGAACAGCGCCGCTTCACGAGCGGCGGCGACCGTTCCCGAATAATTGATGCTGATCCCGACGTTGGCTCCCGGGTTGATGCCGGCCACGACGACATCCGGCTTCTCTTTCAGGAGGGCGGTCAGCCCCAGTTTGATGCAGTCTGCAGGCTTGCCGTCGATCCCATACCCTTCCCAGCCGCCGTTCAGTTTCATCCGGGCAGCCCGAAGTGGGGTGTGGAGGGTAATGCCGTGGGCCACCGCGCTTCGTTCCCTGTCCGGCGCCACGACCGATACCGCGTGATCCTGGACGAACTGTCGATAGAGCGCCCACAGCCCGGGGGCGTGAATGCCGTCGTCGTTGGTCAGAAATACTTTCATGTCCAAATGTCTTCAGGGTTGATGCCAAGCATATGCCTTGACATTTTTGGCTGTTCTTGTTTTTATATTCGAGCTGTTCTTGATTTTATACTTGATATGACGGTTGGCTTCAACCGATATTCCCGATGCTCTCCATGATTTTTATGTCAAGGTCTTGATTCTGGATCTGGGGAAAACTTCAGATCGTGGATCAGGACCGTTTTTATTGCGTCCGGGTCCTTGACGTAAACATCGACAACTCAACGGACCGTACGGTTTCGAGTTTATTCCATGTATACAAGATTATGTCCGGATTTCAGAGCTGACAGAACCGTGCCGTACCTGCTTTTCCCCGACAGGCCTTCCGCTAAGACGCCTATTTCGTTGTGGAGAAAATTCCTTCGTATTCTGCTGATGATGACGCTTCTGGCGGGGTCGGTTCGTGCGGCCTGGGGTGAATCGCTTCCGGACATCCTTCGATCGGATCCTGACAAGCCCTGGGAGATCAAGGCGGAAAGCGTCGAGTACGACGCAAAGAACAAGGTCTACGTCGCTCGTGACGGTGTTGTCATCAGCAAGGATGGAAAGCGGCTTTCGGCCGACCGTGTCATTTTTGATCATCAGAACATGACGGCCTCCGCGGAGGGGCATGTGGTGATGATAACGGGCGGGGACGTCCTCACGGGGGACCGGATCGACATCAATCTTGAAACTGAGACCGGGACGCTTTACCAGGGGAAGGTGTTCACCCGGGAGAAGCATTTCCGTATCCAGGGTGAGCGGGTTGATAAGATCGGTGAAAAGGAATACCGGGTCTACAAGGCCAGCGTCACGACTTGTGGCGGATCGACGCCGGCCTGGCGGATCACGGGCAGGAATCTTGATATCACTCTCGAGGGGTACGGCAAGGTCAAACACGGGGCCTTCTGGATCAAAAACGTTCCGGTGTTTTATAGTCCCTACTTTATCTTTCCGGTCAAAAAGGAGCGACAAAGCGGTTTGTTGCCGCCGGAATTCGGGACATCCGAACGCAAGGGGGTCTCTTACACTCAGCCTGTGTTCTGGGCTATCGACGAAAGCACTGATGCGACTTTTTACAACATGTACATGTCCGATCGGGGTAATAAGGTCGGCGCGGAATACCGGTACGTCCTCGACGATCGATCCAGGGGAACCGTCATGTTCGATTACCTCGACGACCTGAAAATTGACGACGGCACCGGTTCGACCAGCAGAGACTGGGGCTACGCAGGGGATCGCTACCTTCGCACCAACAACGACCGATACTGGTTCAGAGCCAAGGTCAATCAGATGCTGCCCCTCGATTTTGCATCCCGGCTCGATTTGGATATCGTGAGCGACCAGGATTATCTTTACGAGTTCAAAGACG harbors:
- the surE gene encoding 5'/3'-nucleotidase SurE, translated to MKVFLTNDDGIHAPGLWALYRQFVQDHAVSVVAPDRERSAVAHGITLHTPLRAARMKLNGGWEGYGIDGKPADCIKLGLTALLKEKPDVVVAGINPGANVGISINYSGTVAAAREAALFGLPAIAISINGYEIEDYGETAAFAEKLARRIVEAPLPFGTILNVNVPNIPMSRIRGVKITRQGIDRLSKEYYEKRLDPRNRAYHWLGSDTRIFGEDLSVDGDALCHDYITITPLQCDITDYRMIDRLRKWNV